In Bradyrhizobium lablabi, one DNA window encodes the following:
- a CDS encoding alpha/beta fold hydrolase: MKLDAATTPVPPGPFVHEEWPYEPRFKRVNGWRMHYVDEGAGDPVVLLHGNPAWGFLYRKFVKPLTAAGRRVIVPDMIGFGLSEKPVREQAHSLDGHISNLTSLLRQLDVRNATMVCHDWGGPTGLGFALSNPDRVRALVIMSTWAWPLPPAEFHKRIFPWRMMHAPVVGPFLLGRHNALAGRGMYLSVVDRKRFRDGAQSVYEGILPDPATRLLTWTWPRWIPLDDTARGFQRFEWLERELKKSKFPTMLVWGREDEVFDHKTFATRFKELLPHAEGPELVGGRHFLQEDSGAEIAEKINNFLDRIDGRQP, translated from the coding sequence ATGAAGCTCGATGCAGCAACGACGCCCGTGCCGCCTGGGCCCTTTGTCCACGAGGAATGGCCATACGAACCGAGATTCAAGCGTGTCAACGGCTGGCGCATGCATTACGTGGACGAGGGAGCCGGCGATCCCGTTGTTCTCTTGCACGGCAATCCTGCCTGGGGATTCCTCTATCGGAAATTCGTGAAGCCGCTGACGGCTGCAGGCCGGCGCGTGATTGTCCCCGACATGATCGGGTTCGGTCTGTCCGAGAAACCCGTCCGCGAACAGGCGCACAGTCTCGACGGCCACATCTCAAATCTGACAAGCCTGTTGCGGCAGCTCGATGTTCGTAACGCCACCATGGTTTGTCATGATTGGGGCGGTCCGACCGGTCTCGGCTTTGCACTTTCCAATCCTGACCGCGTCCGTGCGCTCGTGATCATGAGTACCTGGGCCTGGCCGCTTCCCCCCGCCGAGTTCCACAAGCGGATATTTCCCTGGCGCATGATGCACGCGCCCGTTGTCGGCCCTTTTCTTCTCGGCCGACACAATGCATTGGCCGGCCGCGGAATGTATCTGTCGGTGGTCGACAGGAAGAGATTCCGAGATGGAGCGCAGAGCGTTTATGAGGGCATCCTCCCTGATCCGGCTACCCGTCTCCTGACCTGGACTTGGCCGCGATGGATTCCACTTGATGACACCGCACGCGGCTTCCAGCGGTTTGAATGGCTCGAGCGCGAGCTCAAAAAATCGAAATTCCCGACAATGCTGGTCTGGGGAAGGGAGGACGAGGTCTTCGACCACAAGACATTCGCGACGCGCTTCAAGGAGTTGCTGCCGCACGCGGAGGGACCCGAACTCGTCGGCGGCCGTCATTTCCTTCAGGAGGATTCGGGCGCCGAGATTGCGGAGAAGATCAACAACTTCCTCGATCGAATTGATGGGAGGCAGCCATGA
- a CDS encoding peroxiredoxin-like family protein yields the protein MSLQAKLDAFKADFEASKPPYSVPRSVIETMHRATAELIASGAARRAKKAGDVAPSFSLKDPEGNIVSSNELLKKRPLVLSFYRGVWCPYGNMELQALEAAKPAFDKYGASLLAISPQTAPNSRKSVRRNKLTFPILSDAKGKVGAAFGLRFELPDYLIELYKGLKNDLPTFNDDPSWTLPMPARYVIGQDGTILYSEVNPDYTRRPEPEDMIPVLQRAAAVKV from the coding sequence GTGTCGCTGCAAGCCAAACTCGATGCTTTCAAGGCCGATTTCGAAGCCTCCAAGCCGCCCTATAGCGTTCCTCGCTCCGTCATCGAAACGATGCATCGCGCCACCGCCGAGCTGATCGCCTCCGGCGCTGCGCGGCGCGCCAAGAAAGCCGGTGATGTGGCCCCATCGTTCTCGCTGAAGGATCCCGAAGGCAACATCGTCAGCTCGAACGAGCTTTTGAAGAAGCGCCCGCTGGTCCTCAGCTTCTATCGCGGCGTGTGGTGCCCCTACGGCAATATGGAACTGCAGGCGCTGGAAGCCGCCAAGCCGGCGTTCGACAAGTATGGCGCCTCCCTGCTTGCGATCTCGCCGCAGACCGCGCCGAACAGCCGCAAGTCGGTGCGTCGGAACAAGCTCACCTTCCCGATCCTGTCGGATGCGAAGGGCAAGGTCGGCGCCGCGTTCGGCTTGCGCTTCGAGCTGCCCGACTATCTGATCGAACTCTACAAGGGCCTCAAGAACGATCTGCCCACGTTCAACGACGATCCGAGCTGGACCCTGCCGATGCCGGCCCGCTACGTGATCGGCCAGGACGGCACGATCCTCTATTCCGAAGTGAACCCCGACTACACCCGCAGGCCCGAGCCCGAAGACATGATCCCGGTGCTGCAGCGGGCGGCCGCTGTCAAGGTCTGA
- a CDS encoding SDR family oxidoreductase produces the protein MSMSNQGKIVRNKVLVTGASGLLGVAAIEKFLAAGWEVVGVSRRKPELPSGRDVQFLSVDLRDEKSSRAAFEPLTDITHIAYTALHERPELVAGWSSKEQIETNNAMLRNVVAPIVRTAANFQHVSILQGTKIYGVHLHPIPIPARERNVRKDHPNFFFDQEAYVGEMGAKHGFNYTALRPQLVTGPTPGALNVIPAIGAYAAIRREKGEPFGFPGGPSFVWEAADADLVADVMVWAAQSPQAANEAFNITNGDVFEWRNVWPAIAETLGVETGPDMPTSVTAYLDENADIWDRIVAKYDLRSRNLRELVGHGDQHADFAFAYGAPAGPRAFVSTVKLRQAGFTKTIDTEDSFRNALQSLIDHKLLPSAAK, from the coding sequence ATGAGCATGAGCAACCAAGGAAAGATCGTTCGGAATAAGGTGCTGGTCACAGGTGCAAGCGGCCTGCTGGGCGTCGCCGCGATCGAGAAGTTTCTTGCCGCGGGCTGGGAGGTGGTTGGCGTCTCGCGCCGCAAGCCCGAGCTGCCGAGCGGCCGCGACGTCCAGTTTCTATCCGTCGATCTGCGGGACGAGAAAAGCTCCCGCGCCGCGTTCGAGCCGCTGACCGACATCACGCATATCGCCTACACGGCCCTGCACGAGAGGCCTGAGCTGGTCGCTGGCTGGTCGAGCAAGGAACAGATCGAGACCAACAACGCCATGCTGCGCAACGTGGTGGCGCCGATCGTGCGTACCGCCGCCAATTTCCAGCACGTCAGCATTCTGCAGGGAACGAAGATCTACGGCGTGCACCTGCACCCGATCCCAATCCCGGCCCGCGAACGTAATGTCCGCAAAGATCATCCGAACTTCTTCTTCGACCAGGAAGCCTATGTGGGTGAGATGGGTGCCAAGCATGGCTTCAATTATACGGCTCTACGTCCGCAGCTCGTCACCGGTCCCACCCCAGGCGCGTTGAACGTTATTCCGGCCATCGGAGCCTACGCGGCAATCCGCCGCGAGAAGGGTGAACCGTTCGGCTTTCCTGGCGGTCCGTCGTTCGTCTGGGAGGCCGCCGATGCAGACCTCGTCGCGGACGTGATGGTCTGGGCTGCGCAGTCGCCCCAGGCCGCGAACGAGGCGTTCAACATCACCAACGGCGACGTGTTCGAGTGGCGCAATGTGTGGCCGGCCATCGCCGAAACCCTCGGTGTCGAAACCGGGCCGGACATGCCAACGAGCGTGACAGCATACCTCGATGAAAACGCGGATATCTGGGACCGGATCGTCGCAAAGTACGATCTTCGCTCGCGGAACCTGCGGGAGCTGGTTGGCCATGGGGACCAGCATGCTGACTTCGCGTTCGCTTATGGCGCTCCGGCAGGACCTCGGGCCTTCGTGAGCACGGTCAAGCTGCGCCAGGCTGGATTCACCAAGACGATTGATACCGAGGACTCGTTCCGCAACGCACTGCAGTCTCTGATCGACCACAAGCTCCTGCCGTCAGCCGCGAAGTAG
- a CDS encoding LysR family transcriptional regulator: MDRLASMETFIRVVETGSFSGAARQLRVGQPAVSKTVAQLENYLGVKLLTRSTRGLTPTEAGLGYFERAKRAIEEADEAELAARGAGTGLKGRLRICAAVTFASIHLIPLLPKFLAQHPDLDLEVVLDDRQIDLVQEGIDVALRMGKLLDSALTARRIGRCKRLVLGTPGYFECAGTPATPADLSKHQAVVYLQGEGSVWSFQRDSSEAAVKVQSRLKVTAAEGVRAAVLAHVGLTIASEWMFTPELRSGAVCAVLSEWSLPPLDLWAVFPTGRAATAKARAFVDFFERSFNP; this comes from the coding sequence ATGGATCGCCTGGCTTCGATGGAGACCTTCATCCGCGTGGTCGAGACGGGATCCTTCTCAGGTGCAGCGCGGCAGCTTCGGGTCGGTCAACCGGCGGTTTCGAAGACGGTTGCTCAGTTGGAAAACTATCTGGGAGTGAAGCTGCTCACGCGTTCGACACGCGGACTTACGCCGACCGAAGCCGGGCTCGGCTATTTCGAACGTGCCAAGCGCGCGATCGAGGAGGCCGACGAAGCGGAACTTGCCGCACGCGGCGCCGGCACTGGGCTGAAGGGGCGATTGCGAATCTGCGCAGCCGTCACCTTTGCCAGCATCCATCTCATTCCCTTGCTGCCGAAGTTCCTCGCGCAACATCCGGACCTCGACCTGGAAGTCGTGCTTGACGACCGCCAGATCGACCTCGTGCAGGAGGGCATCGATGTAGCGCTGCGGATGGGAAAGCTACTGGATTCGGCCCTGACGGCTCGGCGCATCGGACGATGCAAGCGATTGGTCTTGGGTACGCCCGGCTACTTCGAGTGCGCCGGAACCCCGGCAACACCAGCCGATCTCAGCAAGCATCAGGCGGTGGTCTATCTGCAGGGAGAAGGCAGTGTCTGGTCGTTTCAGCGCGACAGCTCTGAAGCCGCGGTCAAGGTTCAGAGCAGATTGAAGGTGACCGCCGCCGAAGGCGTCAGAGCCGCGGTGCTCGCCCATGTCGGGTTGACCATTGCGTCGGAATGGATGTTCACCCCGGAACTGCGCTCGGGTGCGGTGTGCGCGGTGCTTTCGGAATGGAGTCTTCCGCCTCTCGATCTGTGGGCGGTGTTTCCGACCGGGCGCGCGGCGACCGCGAAGGCGCGGGCGTTTGTTGATTTCTTCGAACGTAGCTTCAACCCCTGA
- a CDS encoding branched-chain amino acid ABC transporter permease: protein MRRLLWPSVALALVIAYPLWFSTPFQQRLGALVLLYAIAASAWNIVGGYAGQVSVGHVVFFGCGAYAAMGAYAHFGLSPLVGIPAGIVLSVAIAAVIGVPTLRLSGHYFSMATIAVAELVRLIVSNTDYLGAAVGLSGPTVPRNLFDLSFTSALPYYYLFLAVLLMTLGITWRMADSRMGFYLRAIKDSERAARSLGAPASRTKLYAFMLSAGLTSVAGALYAMMFGFVDPESGLGILISVKMLIMAALGGAGLLFGPLVGAAILVPLEEISNNLLGGKGAGLTFVVYGAIIVLIARFQPGGILTLIKRIWTISDKAAKIAVAEEATHAP, encoded by the coding sequence ATGCGGCGCCTGTTGTGGCCCTCGGTTGCGCTCGCGCTGGTGATCGCTTATCCGCTGTGGTTCTCGACGCCATTTCAGCAACGGCTGGGCGCGCTGGTTCTGCTCTACGCGATTGCGGCATCGGCCTGGAACATCGTTGGCGGCTATGCCGGGCAGGTGTCGGTCGGACACGTCGTGTTCTTCGGCTGCGGCGCTTATGCCGCGATGGGCGCCTACGCGCATTTCGGCTTGTCGCCGCTGGTCGGGATCCCCGCCGGCATTGTGCTGAGCGTTGCGATTGCCGCCGTGATCGGCGTGCCGACGCTGCGGCTGTCCGGTCATTATTTCAGCATGGCGACCATCGCAGTTGCCGAACTCGTCAGGCTCATTGTCTCAAACACCGATTATCTCGGCGCAGCCGTCGGGCTCAGCGGCCCGACCGTGCCGCGAAACCTGTTCGATCTCTCCTTCACCTCGGCGCTGCCTTACTACTATCTCTTCCTCGCGGTGCTGTTGATGACGCTCGGCATCACCTGGCGGATGGCCGATAGCCGGATGGGATTTTATCTGCGCGCGATCAAGGATTCCGAGCGCGCGGCGCGTTCGCTCGGCGCGCCCGCGAGCCGCACCAAGCTCTACGCCTTCATGTTGAGCGCAGGGCTAACCAGCGTCGCCGGCGCGCTCTATGCCATGATGTTCGGCTTCGTCGATCCGGAATCCGGGCTCGGCATCCTGATTTCCGTAAAAATGCTGATCATGGCGGCGCTCGGCGGCGCCGGCCTGTTGTTCGGGCCCCTGGTCGGCGCCGCGATCCTGGTGCCGCTGGAGGAAATTTCCAACAATCTGCTCGGCGGCAAGGGCGCCGGGCTCACCTTCGTCGTCTACGGCGCCATCATCGTCTTGATCGCGCGCTTTCAACCCGGCGGCATTCTGACCCTGATCAAGCGGATTTGGACCATCTCCGACAAGGCCGCGAAGATCGCGGTCGCGGAAGAGGCCACCCATGCTCCTTGA
- a CDS encoding ABC transporter ATP-binding protein has product MTAPLLKIEHLEVRYGDLIGVSDVSFEVPEGAVVALLGSNGGGKTTVLNAIAGLIPVHSGSIGFRGEEIGGESAFSIVRKGLALSPEGWRLFVQQSVENNLKLGATPLRDKARVGVLLDRVYEIFPKLKERRGQRAGTMSGGERQMLAVGRALMSDPKLLMLDEPSLGLAPSVVESMYETFGRLHKEGLTILLAEQSIELALEVSDFATVLQVGKSVLSGTAASLADDPQVQRAYLGSA; this is encoded by the coding sequence ATGACCGCGCCGTTGCTCAAGATCGAGCATCTCGAAGTGCGCTATGGCGATCTGATCGGGGTTTCCGACGTCTCGTTCGAGGTGCCGGAGGGCGCGGTCGTCGCGCTGCTCGGCTCCAATGGCGGCGGCAAGACCACTGTTCTCAACGCCATCGCCGGGCTTATCCCCGTGCACTCCGGGTCGATCGGATTTCGCGGAGAGGAGATCGGCGGCGAGAGCGCATTTTCGATCGTGCGCAAGGGCCTTGCGCTATCGCCGGAAGGCTGGCGGCTGTTCGTGCAGCAGAGCGTCGAGAATAATCTCAAGCTCGGCGCAACGCCTTTGCGCGACAAGGCGCGCGTCGGCGTGCTGCTCGATCGCGTCTACGAAATCTTTCCAAAGTTGAAAGAGCGGCGCGGCCAGCGCGCCGGCACCATGTCCGGCGGCGAGCGGCAGATGCTGGCGGTCGGCCGCGCCTTGATGAGCGATCCAAAACTCCTGATGCTGGACGAGCCTTCGCTGGGGCTGGCGCCGTCGGTGGTCGAGTCCATGTACGAAACCTTCGGGCGGCTGCACAAGGAAGGCCTGACCATCCTGCTCGCGGAGCAATCGATCGAGCTCGCGCTCGAGGTTTCGGATTTTGCTACCGTGCTGCAGGTCGGAAAAAGCGTGTTGTCCGGCACCGCCGCCTCGCTGGCCGACGATCCGCAGGTGCAGCGGGCTTATCTCGGTAGCGCCTGA
- a CDS encoding alkene reductase, protein MSTLFSPVKIGPYQLSHRVVMAPLTRMRSDPGDLPSKLMVEYYSQRASKGGLIISEATPVSIRGYGYAGAPGIYSDRQIEGWRRVTDAVHAMGGRIFLQLWHVGRQSHTDLQPNGEPPVAPSAIAAEGYAYTRQGEVPFSMPRALALDEIPGIIEEFRAGAERALRAGFDGVEIHGANGYLPDQFLQDGTNKRTDEYGGPIENRARFLLEITQAAISVWGADRVGVRIAPSGTYGSMSDSSPAATFGYVVTELDRLGIAYLHVVEPRIQGIEEIAKGQAPIAAQHLRPKFSRTLIAAGGFTGESAAAIIAAGDADFVAFGRHFISNPDLPERLRRNLPLTRYDRSTFYGGDGRGYIDYAVHAELAPAAV, encoded by the coding sequence ATGAGCACCCTGTTCTCGCCGGTCAAAATTGGCCCCTATCAACTCTCCCACCGTGTCGTGATGGCACCGCTGACGCGGATGCGGTCCGATCCAGGCGACCTTCCGAGCAAGCTGATGGTCGAGTATTATTCCCAGCGCGCATCGAAAGGTGGCCTGATCATTTCCGAGGCAACGCCCGTCTCGATCCGCGGCTATGGCTATGCCGGCGCGCCCGGCATCTATTCTGACCGTCAGATCGAAGGATGGCGCCGCGTCACCGATGCGGTTCATGCCATGGGCGGCCGGATCTTCCTGCAATTGTGGCATGTCGGTCGTCAGTCACACACCGATCTGCAGCCGAATGGCGAGCCGCCGGTTGCGCCGTCCGCGATCGCGGCAGAAGGCTATGCCTATACCAGGCAAGGTGAAGTCCCGTTCTCGATGCCGCGCGCGCTCGCGCTGGACGAGATTCCGGGGATTATCGAGGAGTTTCGCGCTGGCGCCGAGCGCGCACTGCGCGCCGGTTTTGATGGCGTCGAGATTCACGGTGCGAACGGCTACCTGCCCGATCAGTTCCTGCAAGACGGCACCAACAAACGAACCGATGAATATGGCGGCCCCATTGAAAACCGCGCGCGCTTCCTCTTGGAGATCACGCAGGCTGCAATTTCGGTGTGGGGTGCCGATCGCGTCGGCGTCCGCATCGCGCCGAGCGGCACCTATGGATCGATGTCGGACAGCAGTCCCGCAGCTACCTTTGGCTACGTCGTGACCGAACTCGATCGCCTCGGTATCGCCTACCTTCACGTGGTCGAGCCGCGCATCCAGGGCATCGAGGAGATCGCCAAAGGCCAGGCTCCGATCGCAGCCCAGCATCTGCGGCCAAAGTTCAGCCGTACCCTTATCGCCGCAGGCGGTTTTACAGGCGAGAGCGCGGCGGCCATCATCGCAGCAGGCGACGCGGACTTCGTTGCGTTCGGCCGCCACTTCATCTCTAATCCTGATCTGCCCGAACGGCTCCGGCGCAATCTGCCTTTGACCCGCTACGACCGCTCGACGTTCTATGGTGGCGACGGGCGAGGCTACATCGATTATGCGGTGCACGCCGAGCTGGCGCCGGCGGCGGTCTAG
- a CDS encoding ABC transporter ATP-binding protein codes for MLLEACDVTKAFGSFKAVDAACVTLEQGDILGLIGPNGAGKSTLFNCLTGDLLSTSGNVLFEGRDITRLTPEARARLGIARTFQVPQTFEGMSVLENVMIGAFLRTSHRAEAEKKARAVLERVGMSKLADAPARSLGTPGRKRLEIARALATEPKVLLLDEAMAGLTQREVQLAIDLVRDIHRSGITLVIVEHIMEVIMSLASRVVVFHQGCEIARGTPREVTGNPAVIAAYLGTRAAKAAAGHTPIELMGGPAP; via the coding sequence ATGCTCCTTGAAGCCTGCGATGTGACCAAGGCCTTTGGCAGCTTCAAGGCTGTCGATGCGGCTTGCGTGACGCTGGAGCAGGGCGACATTCTCGGCTTGATCGGGCCGAACGGCGCCGGCAAATCCACGCTGTTCAATTGCCTGACCGGCGACCTGTTGTCGACATCCGGCAACGTCCTGTTCGAAGGCCGCGACATCACCCGTTTGACGCCGGAGGCGCGCGCGCGGCTCGGCATCGCGCGCACCTTCCAGGTGCCGCAGACCTTCGAGGGCATGTCGGTGCTGGAGAATGTCATGATCGGCGCGTTTCTTCGCACCTCGCACCGAGCGGAGGCCGAGAAGAAAGCGCGCGCCGTGCTGGAGCGGGTCGGCATGAGCAAGCTGGCGGATGCGCCCGCGCGATCGCTCGGCACGCCCGGCCGCAAGCGGCTGGAAATCGCCCGGGCGCTTGCCACCGAGCCAAAGGTTCTGCTGCTCGACGAGGCGATGGCGGGCCTGACTCAGCGCGAGGTGCAACTCGCCATCGATCTCGTCCGCGACATCCATCGTTCCGGGATCACGCTCGTGATCGTCGAGCACATTATGGAGGTGATCATGTCGCTGGCGAGCCGTGTGGTGGTGTTTCACCAGGGCTGCGAGATCGCCCGCGGCACCCCGCGCGAGGTCACCGGCAATCCGGCGGTGATCGCCGCCTATCTCGGCACCCGCGCCGCAAAAGCGGCCGCCGGCCACACCCCGATCGAGCTGATGGGCGGACCCGCGCCATGA
- a CDS encoding ABC transporter substrate-binding protein, translating to MRLRGITGLLAAAVISVALAGTTSAQEKTVKIGAIYPLSGNAASAGVHGKAAIETAVDIINNAHPELGNLPLAKNAGLAGLGGAKVEVIFADNQGSPAVGQNQALRLITEEKVVALNGSYQSGITLTASAIAEKYGIPFLSGESVAASLTERGFKWFFRTTPVASDFAKIYLDFLRDMKAGGAKTDNIALVHENTEYGTSVASVIAGVFKENGLNIALDIAYNANTTDVQSQVLQLKDKKPDVIIMISYTSDAILYVKTMQALDYKPPMMMADNAGFSDPSLVKAVGKQAQGVFNRSSFSIGPPGSPTYLINEMYKKRSGDDLDDTSARQMQGFFVLCDAIDRAGSTEPAKIQAALKATDLKPDQLIMGYKGVKFDDKGQNILAAGMVIQLQDGEHYVPVWPKDKAVAPPALPYKGW from the coding sequence ATGAGATTGAGGGGTATAACGGGGCTGCTTGCTGCCGCTGTGATTTCGGTCGCGTTGGCGGGCACGACGTCGGCGCAGGAAAAAACCGTCAAGATCGGCGCGATTTATCCGCTCTCCGGCAACGCCGCCAGCGCCGGCGTGCACGGCAAGGCGGCAATCGAGACCGCGGTCGACATCATCAACAACGCGCATCCCGAACTCGGCAATCTGCCGCTGGCGAAGAACGCGGGTCTCGCCGGGCTTGGCGGCGCCAAGGTCGAGGTTATCTTCGCCGACAACCAGGGCAGCCCCGCGGTCGGGCAGAACCAGGCGCTGCGCCTGATCACCGAGGAGAAGGTGGTTGCGCTCAATGGCTCCTACCAGTCCGGCATAACTCTGACGGCGAGTGCGATCGCCGAGAAATACGGCATTCCCTTCTTAAGCGGCGAGTCGGTCGCGGCCAGTCTGACCGAGCGCGGTTTCAAATGGTTTTTCCGGACCACGCCGGTGGCTTCCGATTTCGCCAAGATCTATCTCGACTTTCTAAGGGATATGAAAGCCGGCGGCGCCAAGACCGATAATATCGCGCTGGTCCATGAAAACACCGAATACGGCACCTCGGTCGCCAGCGTCATCGCCGGGGTGTTCAAGGAAAACGGCCTGAACATCGCGCTCGACATCGCCTACAACGCCAACACCACCGACGTGCAAAGCCAGGTGCTGCAGCTCAAGGACAAGAAGCCCGACGTCATCATCATGATCAGCTACACGTCGGACGCGATCCTCTACGTCAAGACCATGCAGGCGCTGGACTACAAGCCGCCGATGATGATGGCTGATAATGCCGGCTTTTCCGATCCGTCGCTGGTCAAGGCGGTCGGCAAACAGGCGCAGGGCGTGTTCAACCGCTCTTCCTTCAGCATCGGGCCTCCGGGATCGCCGACCTACCTGATCAACGAGATGTACAAGAAACGAAGCGGCGACGATCTCGACGATACCTCGGCCCGTCAGATGCAGGGCTTCTTCGTGCTCTGCGACGCGATCGACCGCGCCGGCTCGACCGAACCTGCCAAGATCCAGGCAGCGCTGAAGGCCACTGATCTCAAGCCGGATCAGCTGATCATGGGCTACAAGGGCGTCAAGTTCGACGACAAAGGCCAGAACATCCTCGCCGCCGGCATGGTGATCCAATTGCAGGATGGCGAGCACTACGTTCCGGTCTGGCCCAAGGACAAGGCCGTGGCGCCGCCCGCATTGCCGTACAAAGGCTGGTAG
- a CDS encoding branched-chain amino acid ABC transporter permease, which produces MSSILVQVIVGGLLLGAVYALFSSGLTLIWGMMNVINFAHGDFVMLGMYVAFVVWTLFGVGPLVGAPVAALVLATLGVIVYFGLIRSVMRGPMLAQILGTFGLALLLRYSVFWGFGANFQTLPENLVGGTFDVLGIRIQASRLLAGAVALLVTLGLHLLLTRTSLGSKMLAVAEDSTAAQLMGIRPDSMQAIAWAIAAGATGIAGALIATFFYIAPTVGETLGIVAFVTVSLGGFGSVPGALVAGLLIGVIESVSAYSIGAVYKDIVVYSLFLCFLWFRPQGLMGKKA; this is translated from the coding sequence ATGTCCTCCATCCTCGTCCAGGTGATTGTCGGCGGACTGCTGCTCGGCGCGGTCTACGCGCTGTTTTCATCCGGCCTGACGCTGATCTGGGGCATGATGAACGTCATCAACTTCGCCCATGGCGATTTCGTCATGCTCGGCATGTATGTGGCGTTCGTGGTCTGGACGCTGTTCGGCGTCGGTCCCTTAGTCGGCGCGCCGGTTGCGGCATTGGTGCTGGCGACGCTTGGCGTCATCGTTTATTTCGGCCTGATCCGCAGCGTGATGCGAGGTCCGATGCTGGCGCAGATTCTCGGCACCTTCGGGCTGGCGCTATTGTTGCGCTACTCCGTGTTCTGGGGTTTTGGCGCCAACTTCCAGACGCTGCCGGAAAATCTCGTCGGCGGCACATTTGATGTGCTCGGCATCCGGATCCAGGCGTCACGGCTGCTCGCCGGCGCCGTCGCTCTTCTGGTGACGCTGGGCCTTCATTTATTGCTGACGCGCACGTCGCTGGGCTCGAAAATGCTCGCGGTCGCCGAGGATTCCACGGCCGCGCAACTGATGGGCATTCGTCCCGACAGCATGCAGGCGATCGCTTGGGCGATTGCGGCGGGTGCGACCGGAATCGCCGGCGCGCTGATCGCGACGTTCTTTTATATCGCACCGACGGTCGGCGAGACGCTCGGCATCGTCGCCTTTGTCACGGTCTCGCTCGGCGGTTTTGGCAGCGTGCCGGGCGCGCTCGTCGCGGGCCTCCTGATCGGCGTCATCGAGTCGGTATCGGCCTATTCGATCGGCGCGGTCTACAAGGACATTGTGGTGTATTCGCTGTTCCTGTGCTTCCTCTGGTTCAGGCCGCAAGGCTTGATGGGCAAGAAGGCTTGA
- a CDS encoding patatin-like phospholipase family protein, with protein MNTGQKNQSSQSIGSLGRTIPGQIVLVLQGGGALGSYQAGVYQALHEAGIEPNWIIGTSIGAINASLIAGNAPQNRVQRLQEFWKRMEQRSIWSFPGAFSGFNDKLSYWSTVSNGIPGFFKPNPLAHAGTDYPLGAGMAGYYSTEPLEQTLGELVDFDLVNRCTPRLTVGAAHVRTSQMRYFDSRDSVLDVKHVMASGALPPAFPAIRVDGELYWDGGILSNTPTEVVFDDSPRKDSLIFAVHMWNPVGAEPTTMAEVFNRQKDVQYSSRIASHIARQQQAHRLRHVINQLAALIPEAERNSEAVRELAAYGCPTRMHVVRLLAPQLDRENYTKDIDFSRSGIMQRWDAGYLHTRAVLDRSPWVGEFDSLSGVILHEQMESMPVVAE; from the coding sequence ATGAACACCGGTCAAAAAAATCAATCTTCACAGAGCATCGGGTCGCTAGGCAGGACCATTCCGGGCCAAATCGTGCTGGTGCTGCAGGGCGGTGGCGCGCTGGGATCCTATCAGGCCGGCGTCTATCAGGCGCTGCACGAAGCTGGAATCGAGCCGAATTGGATTATCGGCACCTCAATCGGTGCCATCAATGCGAGTCTCATCGCTGGCAACGCGCCTCAAAACCGCGTGCAGCGGTTGCAGGAATTCTGGAAGCGGATGGAACAGCGCTCGATCTGGAGTTTTCCGGGAGCGTTTTCGGGCTTCAACGACAAGCTGTCCTACTGGTCGACGGTGTCGAATGGCATTCCCGGGTTCTTCAAGCCTAACCCGCTGGCCCATGCCGGCACCGATTACCCGCTTGGCGCCGGCATGGCCGGATATTACTCCACCGAGCCACTCGAGCAGACCCTCGGCGAGCTTGTCGATTTTGATTTGGTGAACCGATGCACGCCTCGTCTGACGGTCGGCGCCGCGCATGTCCGAACCAGCCAGATGCGATATTTCGACAGCCGGGATTCGGTGCTTGACGTGAAGCACGTTATGGCGTCAGGCGCGCTGCCGCCGGCATTCCCTGCCATACGTGTCGATGGTGAGCTGTACTGGGACGGCGGCATCCTCTCGAATACGCCGACGGAAGTGGTGTTCGACGATAGCCCCCGCAAGGATTCCCTAATCTTCGCGGTCCACATGTGGAATCCCGTAGGCGCCGAACCGACGACCATGGCGGAAGTGTTCAACCGGCAGAAGGACGTGCAGTATTCGAGCAGGATCGCTAGCCACATCGCGCGCCAGCAGCAGGCGCATCGGCTGCGTCATGTCATTAACCAACTCGCCGCCCTGATACCTGAGGCCGAACGTAACAGCGAGGCAGTGCGTGAACTGGCCGCTTACGGCTGTCCGACGCGAATGCATGTGGTGCGGCTATTGGCGCCGCAGCTCGATCGCGAGAACTACACCAAGGATATCGATTTCAGCCGGTCCGGCATAATGCAGCGCTGGGACGCAGGCTATCTGCATACCCGGGCCGTGCTCGATCGTTCTCCTTGGGTCGGCGAGTTCGATTCGCTCTCGGGTGTTATTCTTCACGAGCAAATGGAATCAATGCCGGTCGTGGCAGAATAG